The genomic stretch TGATTAAAGAGCAATTCTTCTTGTCCCATTACATCAACGATTACTTGACCACCACCGAGATTAAGAGCTGTTTCCAAGGAATCTGCTAGTCTTGATTGAACGCCCTCTTTTACAACAATCCGGTCTATAACAACTTCGATTGAATGCTTCTTGTTTTTTTCTAATGCGATTTCGTCAGCTACTTCCATCATTTCACCGTCGACACGAACGCGAACATAACCCTGCTTCTTAATATCTTCGAGCACTTTCACATGTTCACCTTTACGTCCTGAGACGACAGGCGATAGGATTTGTAGCTTTGTACGCTCTTCATAAGTAAGAATACGATCGACCATTTGCTCAATGGTTTGTGACGTGATTTCAACGCCGTGACGAGGACAAACTGGTCGACCAATTCTTGCAAATAACAGGCGAAGGTAATCATAGATTTCGGTTACCGTTCCTACTGTTGATCGTGGGTTACGACTTGTGGTTTTCTGATCAATTGAAATCGCTGGTGAAAGCCCTTCAATGGCGTCTACATCCGGCTTATCCATTTGACCAAGAAATTGCCTTGCATAAGCTGATAAAGATTCAACATAGCGACGCTGTCCCTCTGCATAAATTGTATCGAAAGCGAGGGAGGATTTTCCCGATCCTGATAAACCTGTAACCACCACGAGTTTATCTCTCGGAATCGTCACATCAATGTTTTTTAAATTATGGGCTCTGGCCCCTTTGACGACGATCTCATCGTTTGCCATTTGTTCGTCATCCTTCCGCTTTAAGCTCTAATAATAGGTCACGAAGTTCAGCAGCGCGCTCGAAATTAAGGTCTCGCGCAGCATCCTTCATTTCTTTTTCTACATTTTCAATCACTTTTGCACGTTCTTGCTTGTTCATCTTACCTGGCTTAGGTACTGTATATTCTTCGCCTTCTTCAGCTGCAATAGTGGCTCGGATGCCTTCACGAACTTTTTTCTTAATTGTCGTTGGGGTAATACCGTACTTGGTGTTGTATTCTTGTTGAATTTCGCGACGGCGACTTGTTTCATTCATCGCAATCTCCATTGAATTCGTCACTTTATCAGCATATAAAATAACATGTCCGCTGGAATTACGAGCGGCACGGCCAATCGTTTGAATTAAGGAGCGCTCCGATCTCAAGAACCCTTCCTTATCCGCATCCAAGATGGCGACAAGTGACACTTCAGGAATATCAAGTCCTTCTCTAAGAAGGTTAATTCCAACTAATACATCAAATACCCCTAAGCGTAAATCACGTATAATCTCAATTCGTTCAAGCGTTTTTATTTCAGAGTGCAAGTAACGAACCTTTACCCCCATTTCAAGTAAATAATCCGTTAAGTCTTCTGACATCTTTTTCGTGAGGGTCGTAACAAGCACACGTTCATTACGAGCGGATCGCTGATTAATTTCATCTAGTAGATCATCAATCTGACCTTCGATTGGACGCATTTCAATCGTAGGGTCAAGAAGCCCCGTTGGACGAATGATCTGCTCCACTACTTGAGTTGAATGCTCACCTTCATATGGACCGGGCGTTGCTGATACATAGACAAACTGATGAGCTTTCTCTTCAAATTCTTCAAATCGAAGAGGGCGATTATCTTTCGCAGAAGGTAGTCGGAATCCGTGATCGACCAGAACGCCTTTTCTCGCCTGGTCACCGTTATACATACCTCTTACTTGAGGAAGCGTAACATGTGACTCATCGACCATAATTAAGAAATCCTCTGGGAAGTAGTCCATTAACGTATATGGCGTTGCTCCCGCTTCACGAAGCGTTAAATGTCTTGAATAGTTTTCAATTCCTGAACAGAATCCCATTTCCGCCATCATTTCAATATCATACCTTGTTCGCTGCTCTAGACGCTGTGCTTCGAGAAGTTTTCCTTCGTCATTTAGAACTTTAAGCCTTTCTTCAAGCTCAGCTTCAATACGTTGGATAGCGATTTTTAACTTTTCTTCACGGGTTACGAAGTGAGATGCTGGGAAAATGGCTACGTGCTCTCGCTCCCCAAGAATCTCACCAGTTAACGAATTCACTTCCGTAATACGATCAATTTCGTCCCCAAAAAATTCAATGCGAATGCAGTGCTCATCTCGAGATGCTGGGAAAATTTCCACAACATCTCCTCGAACGCGAAATGTCCCGCGTGTAAAATTAATATCATTGCGCGCATATTGAATATCAACCATATCCCGCAGTAACTGATCGCGATCTTTCTCCATTCCTTTTCGAAGGGATAGCACTAAGCTCTTGTATTCTTCTGGATTACCGAGACCATAAATACAAGATACACTCGCTACGATAATAACATCATTTCGCTCAAATAAACTGGATGTTGCCGAGTGGCGAAGCTTATCAATTTCATCATTAATACTTGCATCTTTTTCAATAAATGTATCGGATTGAGGTATGTAAGCTTCCGGCTGATAGTAATCATAATAGCTGACAAAGTATTCCACTGCATTATGTGGGAAGTACTCTTTAAATTCGCTATATAACTGTCCCGCCAGCGTTTTATTATGGGCAATAATCAGTGTAGGTTTATTCACCTCTTGAATCACGTTTGACATTGTAAACGTTTTACCAGTTCCAGTTGCACCAAGTAACGTTTGATGACGTTCATTTTGTTGAACACCTTTCACCAGCTTCTTAATTGCTTCTGGCTGGTCACCTTGAGGCTCATAATCCGATACCAACTCAAACTTTTTCTCCACCATCTTCGCCTCCGTTCCTATCTTTCCTGTGATTTATTATAACACAGATGTTAGACAAAACTTCAATTAAAGCGAACTGACATTCGCATTTTTTCACTAACTTTCTCTTGAGACGAAACTCCTGTATGCTGTTAGAGGCGGACAGAGTGATTCAACTTCTGTCTACTGTTTAACTAGCTTTATTAAAAAGGGGTTTTATTATTGCTGCTTTTATGGGCTTTACCAACTGGCTTAGCCATTGGAGCAATCTCGGGATTTTTCGGGGTGGGCGGTGGATTTCTTCTCACGCCTATCCTTCTACTTCTTGGGTATTCGCCATCAAGTGCCATCACAATCAGTTTACTTTATAGTATGAGTACATCGATTTCTGGAGCTTTAACCTATATACAAAGTAAGAAATTCATATTAAAAACCACACTATTTCTATCAATTAGTGGCATGATTGGAACTCAGCTTGCTAAGCCACTTGTCCTCTATCTCACTAAAGAAGGACTAGATGATACGGCTATCTCCCTATTATATATCCTTCTTTTAGGGTATTTTTCAATATCAATGCTGTTCGAAGCTAACAAAAATGCTGAAATTAGAAGTACTACTACCTTTTCCCCTCTTGGACCAATTCTAATCGGCTTACTAGGCGGATTTGTTTCTTCAATTCTTGGCGTTGGAGGTGGCTTCGTGATGGTACCGTTATTAATAAGTGTACTAGGTATACCAGCCCAATTAGCCGTTGGTACATCACTTACGTCAATCTTCTTCATTGTATCGACAGGTTTTTTCTCTTACATACAAACGGTCTCGATCCCGATTACCCTTGCTACTATTCTTGTGATTGGCGCATTAGTTGGAGCGCGATTTGGTGCAAGTGTAACAGCTTCTTTTCCTGAAAAAATGATGAAGAAATTACTTGGCATACTTTATTTTTTTACAATGATTAGTATTGTTTTAAAACTACTTCATCAAACAATTCCTGGCCTCCTCATTCTTATCGGATACATTATGACGTTAATGGGGCTATTTCTTTACCAGTATTGGACGAAAAAGAAGCGCCTATTCTTTTTTGAATAGACGCTACTTCATTTTTTTCTTATTCTTTTTTTGAGTTTGCATCGAAAAATAAAAACCTACGAGCGAAGATAGTACGGTTAATAAAATAAGATGAATGGGATGATCAATACCACCGAATACAGCCCACATAAATAAAATGGTTAATCCAAAGCTAACGTATGTGTTATATGTTACTCGTGTAAACACGACCATAATTATCGCTGGAACGAATAAAGCAATTAATATTCCTTGCATATGGATGAGTTCCCCTCTCTCTAAACACTTCTCTCCCATCTTACAACAA from Bacillus sp. Cs-700 encodes the following:
- the uvrB gene encoding excinuclease ABC subunit UvrB, with the protein product MEKKFELVSDYEPQGDQPEAIKKLVKGVQQNERHQTLLGATGTGKTFTMSNVIQEVNKPTLIIAHNKTLAGQLYSEFKEYFPHNAVEYFVSYYDYYQPEAYIPQSDTFIEKDASINDEIDKLRHSATSSLFERNDVIIVASVSCIYGLGNPEEYKSLVLSLRKGMEKDRDQLLRDMVDIQYARNDINFTRGTFRVRGDVVEIFPASRDEHCIRIEFFGDEIDRITEVNSLTGEILGEREHVAIFPASHFVTREEKLKIAIQRIEAELEERLKVLNDEGKLLEAQRLEQRTRYDIEMMAEMGFCSGIENYSRHLTLREAGATPYTLMDYFPEDFLIMVDESHVTLPQVRGMYNGDQARKGVLVDHGFRLPSAKDNRPLRFEEFEEKAHQFVYVSATPGPYEGEHSTQVVEQIIRPTGLLDPTIEMRPIEGQIDDLLDEINQRSARNERVLVTTLTKKMSEDLTDYLLEMGVKVRYLHSEIKTLERIEIIRDLRLGVFDVLVGINLLREGLDIPEVSLVAILDADKEGFLRSERSLIQTIGRAARNSSGHVILYADKVTNSMEIAMNETSRRREIQQEYNTKYGITPTTIKKKVREGIRATIAAEEGEEYTVPKPGKMNKQERAKVIENVEKEMKDAARDLNFERAAELRDLLLELKAEG
- a CDS encoding sulfite exporter TauE/SafE family protein; translated protein: MLLLWALPTGLAIGAISGFFGVGGGFLLTPILLLLGYSPSSAITISLLYSMSTSISGALTYIQSKKFILKTTLFLSISGMIGTQLAKPLVLYLTKEGLDDTAISLLYILLLGYFSISMLFEANKNAEIRSTTTFSPLGPILIGLLGGFVSSILGVGGGFVMVPLLISVLGIPAQLAVGTSLTSIFFIVSTGFFSYIQTVSIPITLATILVIGALVGARFGASVTASFPEKMMKKLLGILYFFTMISIVLKLLHQTIPGLLILIGYIMTLMGLFLYQYWTKKKRLFFFE
- a CDS encoding DUF2198 family protein — encoded protein: MQGILIALFVPAIIMVVFTRVTYNTYVSFGLTILFMWAVFGGIDHPIHLILLTVLSSLVGFYFSMQTQKKNKKKMK